Proteins found in one Salvia splendens isolate huo1 chromosome 10, SspV2, whole genome shotgun sequence genomic segment:
- the LOC121751381 gene encoding probable xyloglucan endotransglucosylase/hydrolase protein 25: MPPRINHQHQPPRSTNQFLPYLAFIIFSAIFVFKLDILISQKIFTTEHNQERTIYKSINQSSDNTVEARNGTFNQHFIVSWGEEHARVLNEGELLTLSLDRKSGSGFQSRRELLFGKVDMQMKLVPGNSAGTVTTYYFSSHGDFHDEIDFEFLGNSSGNPYTLHTNIFSQGKGEREQQFFLWFDPTADFHTYSILWNPKCVMWLVDNIAIREFRNIENLGVPYLRDQPMRIYSSLWDAEDWATQHGLVKTDWSLAPFTAAYRNYSLDGCVWSRLTRTSSCTDADFSTKEVLTTELDSQSRARMKKLQRDHMVYDYCKDRWRFPKGPARECKHN, translated from the exons ATGCCACCGAGGATTAATCACCAGCATCAGCCTCCTCGTTCCACTAATCAATTCCTACCCTACTTGGCCTTCATCATCTTTTCCGCCATCTTCGTCTTCAAG TTGGACATACTTATTTCGCAGAAGATCTTCACAACTGAACATAATCAAGAAAGGACAATATATAAAAG CATTAATCAATCATCAGACAACACAGTTGAAGCTCGAAATGGAACGTTTAACCAGCACTTCATCGTGTCTTGGGGCGAGGAACACGCGCGTGTGCTGAACGAGGGAGAGCTCCTGACGTTGTCCCTTGACAGGAAATCCGGCTCCGGCTTCCAATCAAGGAGAGAGTTGTTGTTCGGAAAAGTGGACATGCAAATGAAGCTTGTCCCGGGCAACTCCGCAGGCACAGTCACAACTTATTAT TTTTCATCACATGGCGACTTCCATGACGAGAtagattttgaatttttggggaATTCAAGTGGAAATCCGTACACACTCCACACTAACATCTTCAGCCAAGGGAAGGGTGAGAGGGAGCAGCAATTCTTTCTTTGGTTTGACCCAACTGCAGATTTTCATACTTATTCCATTCTTTGGAATCCCAAATGCGTTAT GTGGTTGGTGGACAACATTGCTATAAGGGAGTTCAGGAACATAGAGAATTTAGGCGTTCCATACCTTAGAGATCAACCAATGAGGATTTATTCGAGTTTGTGGGACGCCGAGGATTGGGCGACGCAGCACGGCCTAGTGAAGACCGACTGGAGCCTCGCCCCATTCACAGCCGCCTACAGGAATTACTCCCTAGACGGCTGCGTCTGGTCGCGGCTCACGAGAACCTCCTCGTGCACGGACGCCGACTTCTCCACGAAGGAAGTGCTCACCACGGAGCTGGACAGCCAGAGTAGGGCCAGGATGAAGAAGCTGCAAAGGGACCATATGGTCTATGATTATTGCAAGGATAGATGGAGGTTTCCTAAGGGCCCTGCCCGTGAATGCAAACATAATTAG
- the LOC121752600 gene encoding zinc finger protein 2-like, translating to MNHYDPNTSLNLSLSSGQERQMINLGLGLPDWSNPLRVFSCNYCRRKFHSSQALGGHQNAHKLERTLAKKSREFSSAVRSHSGPTREDQNVRICGRGRDQDEFSQLDLSLRL from the coding sequence ATGAATCACTACGATCCCAACACTTCCCTTAACCTAAGCTTATCATCTGGTCAGGAAAGACAGATGATAAACCTAGGCCTAGGGTTGCCGGACTGGTCGAACCCGCTGCGGGTGTTCTCGTGCAACTACTGCAGGAGGAAGTTCCACAGCTCACAAGCTCTTGGAGGGCATCAGAATGCCCACAAATTGGAGAGAACCCTAGCCAAGAAGAGCCGAGAGTTTAGCTCCGCGGTCCGGTCGCACTCTGGTCCGACCCGCGAGGATCAGAATGTTCGTATTTGTGGTCGTGGTCGCGATCAGGATGAATTTAGCCAGCTCGATTTGTCTTTGAGGCTTTGA